From Xylanibacter oryzae DSM 17970, a single genomic window includes:
- a CDS encoding tetratricopeptide repeat protein: protein MAKTNEQKSSLNVDDALNNSQAFFLKHQRGLLYVIAAIIIFIAGLILYENYVAAPREDKASTILAKGQEYFDGGAFDKALNGDGAGFPGFTRVASDYSSTKAGNLANLYSGLCYAQMGKWQDAVKYLDEFDGSSDQMITPAAEGALGNAYAHVNQLDKAVKYLKKAAKDADNNSLSPTFLIQAGEILESQGKKDDALVLYKEIKQKYFNSMQYQEIDKYIERASTK, encoded by the coding sequence ATGGCAAAAACAAATGAACAGAAGAGCTCTCTGAATGTTGATGACGCTCTTAACAATTCACAGGCTTTCTTCTTGAAACATCAGAGAGGTCTTTTATACGTAATAGCAGCAATCATCATATTTATTGCAGGCTTAATACTTTACGAAAATTATGTTGCTGCACCACGTGAAGACAAGGCCAGCACAATATTGGCCAAAGGTCAGGAATATTTTGATGGTGGCGCATTCGACAAAGCCCTCAATGGAGACGGAGCCGGATTCCCTGGCTTCACAAGAGTAGCAAGCGATTATAGTAGCACAAAGGCAGGCAACTTAGCTAACCTTTATTCAGGTTTATGCTATGCCCAGATGGGTAAATGGCAGGACGCTGTGAAATATCTTGACGAATTTGATGGCAGCAGCGATCAGATGATTACTCCGGCAGCCGAAGGAGCTCTGGGCAATGCATATGCACATGTAAATCAGCTTGACAAAGCTGTAAAATATCTTAAGAAGGCAGCTAAGGATGCTGACAACAACAGTCTTTCACCTACATTTTTGATTCAGGCCGGTGAGATTCTTGAGAGTCAGGGTAAGAAAGACGATGCTCTCGTATTGTACAAAGAGATAAAGCAGAAATACTTTAACTCTATGCAGTATCAGGAAATAGACAAATATATAGAACGTGCTTCGACAAAATAA
- the ribH gene encoding 6,7-dimethyl-8-ribityllumazine synthase, translated as MATELHHLSDYDLKSVPDASNMCFGIVVSEWNDEITGALLDGALNTLKKHGAIPENIHVKTVPGSFELVYGAHQMILNGGYDAIIILGCVIRGGTPHFDYICQGVTSGISRLNATSEIPIIYGLLTTENLQQAKDRSGGCLGNKGDECAVVAIKMAKF; from the coding sequence ATGGCAACAGAATTACATCATTTATCAGATTACGACCTAAAGAGTGTTCCTGACGCTAGCAACATGTGCTTCGGTATTGTTGTAAGCGAGTGGAATGATGAGATAACAGGAGCTTTGCTTGATGGTGCACTAAATACACTTAAGAAGCATGGTGCCATCCCTGAGAATATTCATGTAAAGACAGTACCGGGAAGTTTTGAACTTGTTTACGGTGCTCATCAGATGATATTAAATGGCGGTTACGATGCAATCATTATCTTAGGTTGCGTAATTCGCGGAGGCACTCCACATTTCGATTATATATGCCAAGGCGTCACATCCGGCATATCACGTCTTAATGCCACAAGTGAGATACCTATCATTTATGGTCTTCTCACTACCGAAAATCTGCAACAGGCCAAAGACAGAAGTGGCGGTTGCCTAGGAAACAAAGGTGACGAATGTGCTGTAGTTGCTATCAAAATGGCTAAATTCTAA
- the recF gene encoding DNA replication/repair protein RecF (All proteins in this family for which functions are known are DNA-binding proteins that assist the filamentation of RecA onto DNA for the initiation of recombination or recombinational repair.), with translation MILQKLSIINYKNIKTANLSLSHKINCFIGSNGEGKTNVLDSVYYMSFCRSANNPIDSQVIRHGEDFFVLEGAYLDDNGEPDNIYVGMKRGIKKHFKRNKKEYKRLSEHIGLIPLVMVSPSDSFIIDGGSEERRKLMDVVISQYDHSYIESLNRYNKALQQRNSLLKMDDEPDAELMNIWEEQMALEGETLYSKRTEFVERLIPVFRTFYKDISGDKETVSLRYLSHCQRGPLIDIIRRDRAKDMAVGYSLHGVHRDDLEMMLGEYQMKREGSQGQSKTFVIALKLALFDFLKHVGNSTTPILLLDDIFDKLDAVRVENIVNLVGSEEFGQILITDTNRENLDKILCCNSLDYKIFNVDDGEITEKEVSDV, from the coding sequence ATGATACTGCAGAAATTATCTATTATAAACTATAAAAACATTAAGACAGCCAATCTTTCTTTGTCGCATAAGATAAATTGTTTTATCGGAAGCAATGGGGAGGGCAAAACGAATGTTCTGGATTCTGTCTATTACATGTCTTTCTGCCGTAGCGCTAATAATCCTATTGACTCGCAGGTAATACGCCATGGCGAGGATTTCTTTGTGCTTGAAGGTGCTTATTTGGATGATAACGGGGAGCCTGATAACATCTATGTGGGTATGAAAAGGGGCATAAAAAAACATTTCAAACGTAATAAAAAAGAATATAAAAGACTGTCTGAACACATTGGACTTATTCCACTTGTTATGGTTTCGCCTTCTGATAGTTTCATCATAGATGGGGGAAGTGAAGAAAGGCGTAAGTTGATGGATGTGGTGATATCTCAATATGACCATTCGTATATCGAATCGCTTAACAGGTACAATAAGGCTTTACAGCAAAGAAACTCTCTCTTGAAAATGGATGATGAACCTGATGCTGAACTCATGAATATATGGGAGGAGCAGATGGCTCTTGAGGGTGAAACGCTGTATAGTAAGAGAACTGAATTTGTGGAAAGACTGATACCTGTTTTCAGAACTTTTTATAAAGATATTTCAGGAGATAAGGAAACTGTTTCTTTGAGGTATCTATCACATTGTCAGCGTGGGCCATTGATTGATATAATAAGGAGAGACCGAGCTAAAGACATGGCTGTGGGATACTCGCTTCATGGTGTGCATCGTGATGATTTGGAGATGATGCTCGGGGAGTATCAGATGAAGAGGGAAGGCAGTCAGGGGCAGAGCAAGACTTTTGTGATAGCTCTCAAACTGGCTTTGTTTGACTTTTTAAAACATGTAGGTAATAGCACTACCCCGATACTTCTTCTTGATGATATTTTTGACAAACTGGATGCTGTGAGGGTTGAAAATATTGTAAATTTGGTTGGCAGTGAAGAGTTCGGACAGATACTGATAACTGATACAAACAGGGAGAATCTGGATAAGATATTATGTTGTAATAGTCTTGACTATAAGATATTTAATGTAGATGATGGTGAAATAACAGAAAAGGAGGTTTCGGATGTTTAA
- a CDS encoding sensor histidine kinase — protein MEKSFILLTISLLFTLEATALPHEKEDKVGYNKHGYVLFLNFYRATNEWANGIDGNIIKYLDYNKKRFYLKNMSEAASKKNRSRTDWWNLFLGDIPKEKPKIVIILGDAGWILYRHYMPTGWRKIPCIVVPARNRVLPFNVFMDSTDVADNNQIPFSETIKGFKVLGLSYVYYAKETIQLLKKLQPGMKQILFISDRCLASTFARYDMQKNAERYFPKLKFISFERDKHTTRQLLDTLQRLDKRTGIIFYGWSGCDMNAENANYIKKMICAYSSVPVFTMSDYNDVEESLLSGGFYNSAEDIAAEAVDVVNKYDNNKYIPWGSIIKIRNAKAYLSYPALLEKQVDVDLIPVDAVVYGKPKTFYEIYRVRIILGTSLGIIVFILLLGYAWAQRKLRIVNDITNSELEHLNHILHVVLEASDVFPWALDLVKNELHVFGKTYDIEDIHKFIHPDDINTYYDNMHYLMEDYSRQTLKENKARFNILKTGYIWYKMRGIVDKRNAAGKPTYIIGSAENIDKQKQIEQNLVETREKAIESNNLKTAFLANMSHEIRTPLNAIVGYADLLVSSDYLSKEDREFFNQNIQTNKELLMQLFNDILDLSKIEAGVLDFNCNMVNMSEVINNAVAAAKFNMDKKNVVKLVIDDIPESFLIRTDAIRVQQVIVNFLNNAIKFTKEGFINIGYKIEKDSLYCYVKDTGIGIDESKQSLVFERFEKLDSFKPGTGLGLAISKMIIEKLNGSIGVESKLGEGSTFWFTLPSAPKKIRKKH, from the coding sequence ATGGAAAAATCATTTATTTTACTTACAATATCTTTGCTTTTTACTCTCGAGGCAACAGCTTTGCCCCATGAGAAAGAGGATAAGGTAGGATATAATAAGCATGGTTATGTGCTCTTTCTTAATTTTTATCGTGCTACTAATGAGTGGGCTAATGGTATAGATGGAAACATTATAAAATATCTCGATTATAACAAAAAGAGATTTTATCTGAAGAATATGTCAGAGGCTGCGTCTAAAAAAAATAGGAGCAGGACTGACTGGTGGAATTTATTCTTAGGGGATATACCAAAAGAAAAACCTAAGATAGTTATTATACTAGGTGATGCCGGATGGATATTATACAGACACTATATGCCGACAGGATGGAGAAAGATACCATGCATAGTTGTACCGGCACGTAACAGGGTGCTTCCCTTTAATGTGTTTATGGACAGTACGGATGTTGCTGATAACAATCAGATACCGTTTTCAGAGACTATAAAGGGGTTTAAGGTATTAGGGTTGAGCTATGTATATTATGCAAAAGAGACTATCCAACTTCTAAAGAAGCTACAGCCAGGAATGAAACAGATTCTTTTTATATCTGACAGGTGTCTAGCATCGACTTTCGCAAGATATGATATGCAAAAAAATGCAGAACGCTATTTTCCCAAACTTAAGTTCATCTCTTTTGAAAGGGATAAGCATACTACCAGACAACTGCTTGACACTCTTCAGAGACTTGACAAGAGAACTGGAATAATTTTTTATGGCTGGAGCGGATGCGATATGAATGCGGAAAATGCCAATTATATAAAGAAAATGATATGTGCTTACTCGTCAGTTCCGGTGTTTACTATGTCTGATTATAATGATGTTGAGGAGTCGTTGCTTAGTGGAGGCTTTTATAATTCTGCAGAGGACATCGCAGCCGAAGCTGTGGATGTCGTTAATAAGTATGATAATAATAAGTATATACCGTGGGGAAGTATCATAAAGATTAGGAACGCAAAGGCTTATCTTAGTTATCCGGCTTTACTGGAGAAGCAGGTTGATGTAGACTTGATACCTGTTGATGCAGTGGTGTATGGCAAACCGAAAACATTTTATGAAATATACCGTGTGCGTATAATACTAGGCACATCTTTAGGTATAATAGTATTTATATTGCTTTTGGGATATGCATGGGCGCAGAGAAAACTAAGAATAGTGAATGATATCACTAATTCTGAACTTGAGCATTTGAACCATATACTGCATGTGGTGCTGGAGGCTTCGGATGTGTTCCCGTGGGCATTGGATCTGGTGAAGAATGAACTGCATGTGTTTGGTAAAACATATGATATTGAAGATATTCATAAATTTATCCATCCTGATGATATCAATACATATTATGACAACATGCATTACTTGATGGAGGATTATAGTAGGCAGACACTGAAAGAGAACAAGGCGCGTTTTAATATACTAAAGACAGGTTATATCTGGTATAAGATGCGTGGTATAGTGGACAAGAGAAACGCTGCCGGTAAACCTACTTATATTATTGGGTCGGCAGAGAATATTGATAAACAGAAACAAATTGAACAGAATCTCGTAGAAACGAGGGAGAAGGCTATAGAATCGAATAATCTGAAGACAGCCTTTCTAGCTAATATGAGTCATGAGATACGTACTCCTCTAAATGCTATCGTGGGATATGCTGATCTGTTAGTATCTTCGGATTATTTAAGTAAAGAGGATAGAGAATTCTTCAATCAGAATATTCAGACTAACAAGGAACTGCTCATGCAGTTATTTAATGATATACTTGATTTATCTAAAATAGAGGCAGGGGTGCTTGACTTTAATTGTAACATGGTAAATATGTCTGAAGTGATAAATAACGCGGTGGCGGCGGCTAAGTTTAATATGGATAAGAAGAATGTGGTGAAGCTTGTGATTGATGACATACCAGAATCTTTTCTTATTCGCACAGATGCAATAAGGGTGCAGCAGGTGATAGTGAACTTCTTGAATAATGCGATAAAATTTACTAAAGAGGGCTTTATCAATATAGGGTATAAAATAGAAAAGGATAGTTTATACTGCTATGTAAAGGATACAGGCATTGGTATAGATGAGTCTAAACAGAGTCTGGTATTTGAACGTTTTGAGAAACTTGACTCGTTCAAACCCGGTACAGGACTAGGACTGGCTATCAGTAAGATGATAATTGAAAAACTGAACGGAAGTATCGGGGTAGAATCTAAACTAGGGGAAGGCTCGACGTTCTGGTTCACTTTACCGTCAGCGCCAAAGAAAATACGAAAGAAGCATTGA
- a CDS encoding exodeoxyribonuclease III, protein MKLVSWNVNGLRACVGKNFNDTFAQLDADFFCLQETKMQAGQLDISFPGYESFWNYADKKGYSGTAIFTKHKPVSVSYGIGIDNHDHEGRVITLESEMFYLVCVYTPNSQDELRRLDYRMQWEDDFQAYIKSLDAKKPVIVCGDMNVAHNEIDIKNPKTNRMNAGFTDQEREKFTTFLGRGFVDTFRRLYPEQVTYSWWSYRFHARENNTGWRLDYFVVSERLMKCVADSKIHSEIMGSDHCPIELDLL, encoded by the coding sequence ATGAAGCTAGTTTCATGGAATGTAAACGGACTACGTGCATGTGTAGGCAAAAATTTCAATGACACATTCGCACAACTTGACGCAGACTTTTTTTGTCTTCAGGAGACAAAGATGCAAGCAGGGCAGTTGGATATATCCTTCCCCGGGTATGAGTCTTTTTGGAACTATGCCGACAAGAAAGGCTATTCCGGCACAGCGATATTTACTAAGCACAAACCTGTTAGCGTAAGTTACGGCATTGGCATAGATAATCATGATCACGAGGGGCGTGTTATCACCCTTGAGTCGGAAATGTTCTATCTGGTATGCGTATATACGCCAAACTCTCAGGATGAACTGCGCCGTCTGGATTACCGCATGCAATGGGAGGACGATTTCCAGGCATATATTAAGTCGTTAGATGCCAAGAAGCCCGTCATAGTATGTGGCGATATGAATGTAGCTCACAACGAGATAGACATCAAGAACCCAAAGACAAACAGGATGAATGCCGGTTTCACAGACCAAGAGCGTGAAAAGTTCACTACCTTCCTAGGCAGAGGATTTGTTGATACCTTCAGGCGCTTATATCCTGAGCAGGTAACATATTCATGGTGGTCATACAGATTCCATGCGCGCGAGAATAATACAGGATGGCGACTCGATTATTTTGTTGTCTCAGAACGTCTAATGAAGTGTGTGGCTGATTCTAAGATTCATTCTGAAATTATGGGGTCTGACCATTGCCCAATAGAACTGGATCTCCTTTAA